One stretch of Eupeodes corollae chromosome 2, idEupCoro1.1, whole genome shotgun sequence DNA includes these proteins:
- the LOC129946271 gene encoding esterase-5B-like: MAGPSRFGNISLLLICLSAAVVVVSCNKIESDEEPIVQLPNGKIRGLKRPGNYLSFESIPYAEPPIGKNRFEPPKPYLANWTGIRYATQHPVLCMQWDQFGNKKDLLSGVEDCLTINVYTPSLTRNKPYPVLVLVHGGAFTFSSAQENREDFLMANGKLIVVKMNYRLGPLGFLSTGDDVISGNFGLKDQLLALEWIKGNVAAFNGNPEKITVLGFSAGAASVHLHMMNKNFEKLAAAAVSMSGNALPYWVVDRNPKKKAVALATFLNCPTDSSSSIKRCLQDKDPTDIVRTIKEFQKPYIGYNPAVPFSPVVEAKTVQNAFLTEKPEIIIKSGKSARIPWLAAFTKNDGGYNAAEFMQKDSNGVELIEALNERWQELLPVNLYFKNAVDESELEAFTTSIRQKYMGDEKFTAQNYFLFQKMYTDVIFADSTKKSWNLHKEYTDSPFYGYVYDNPRPRNLGNTLSNRTDINFGTVHGDDFYLLFRGPDFDEVSFTENQKKMSSNFVRMIEDFCLKGNLQFGTCKFAENSSKTKGIVAMYITKDSCKPVSVDEL, from the exons ATGGCCGGTCCTTCACGATTTGGCAATATTAGTCTGCTACTTATATGTTTATCggcagcggtggtggtggtttCTTGTAACAAAATCGAAAGTGACGAAGAACCCATTGTTCAACTTCCAAATGGGAAGATTCGTGGTCTAAAACGTCCTGGTAATTATTTGTCATTTGAATCGATTCCGTATGCAGAGCCACCAATTGGAAAAAATCGATTCGAGCCTCCTAAGCCCTATCTTGCAAATTGGACCGGTATAAGATATGCAACGCAACATCCAGTTTTATGTATGCAATGGGATCAGTTTGGCAATAAGAAGGACCTCTTGAGTGGGGTTGAGGATTGTCTCACTATAAACGTTTACACTCCCAGTCTGACTCGAAACAAACCTTATCCTGTCTTGGTGCTCGTTCATGGAGGAGCTTTTACGTTTAGTAGTGCTCAAGAAAACCGTGAAGATTTTCTTATGGCAAATGGAAAACTAATTGTGGTCAAGATGAATTATCGACTTGGACCGTTGGGTTTTCTGAGCACAGGAGATGACGTAATTTCTGGAAATTTCGGTTTAAAAGATCAACTCTTGGCTTTGGAGTGGATAAAAGGCAATGTTGCAGCTTTCAATGGAAATCCCGAAAAAATCACTGTTTTAGGTTTTTCTGCAGGAGCAGCTTCAGTACATTTACACATGATGAATAAAAACTTCGAGAAGTTAGCAGCAGCTGCGGTTTCGATGAGTGGAAATGCTTTGCCCTATTGGGTTGTTGATAGAAACCCTAAAAAGAAAGCTGTCGCCttggcaacatttttaaactgcCCCACTGACAGCTCCAGTTCAATCAAAAGGTGCTTGCAAGATAAGGACCCCACGGACATAGTTCGAACAATAAAGGAGTTCCAGAAGCCTTATATTGGATATAATCCTGCAGTACCCTTCAGTCCTGTGGTGGAGGCAAAAACTGTTCAAAACGCTTTCCTCACCGAGAAACCagaaatcataataaaaagtgGAAAATCTGCTAGAATTCCTTGGCTTGCAGCATTCACTAAAAATGATGGAGGCTATAATGCTGCGGAATTCATGCAAAAAGATTCAAATGGTGTGGAATTAATTGAGGCATTGAATGAACGTTGGCAAGAACTTTTACCTGTGAatctatatttcaaaaatgctgTGGATGAAAGTGAGTTGGAGGCATTTACAACCAGCATTCGACAGAAATATATGGGTGATGAAAAATTCACAGCGcaaaattatttcttgtttcaaaaaatgtacaccGATGTCATATTTGCTgatagtactaaaaaatcttGGAATCTGCACAAGGAATACACAGATTCTCCATTTTATGGTTATGTCTATGATAACCCACGACCTCGTAATCTAGGAAATACGTTGTCAAATCGAACCGATATCAATTTTG gaacAGTCCATGgtgatgatttttatttactttttagaGGTCCTGATTTCGATGAGGTATCTTTTAcggaaaaccaaaagaaaatgtCCTCAAATTTCGTTAGAATGATTGAAGACTTCTGTCTTAAGGG aaaccTACAGTTTGGAACTTGTAAGTTTGCTGAGAATTCTTCAAAGACCAAAGGGATTGTCGCAATGTATATAACGAAAGACTCATGTAAACCAGTCAGTGTTGATGAATTGTAA